The Pochonia chlamydosporia 170 chromosome 1, whole genome shotgun sequence genome window below encodes:
- a CDS encoding phosphorylase family protein (similar to Verticillium alfalfae VaMs.102 XP_003001718.1): MSNLPTTFDKPVHIAVIGGTGLGQLEGYEPIAVVNPITPWGPPASPIKILSHNGTNIAFLARHGLHHQFAPHEVPNRANIASLRHIGVRCVIAFSAVGSLQEEIKPMDFVVPDQVIDRTKGIRPFTFFEGGVVGHVGFADPFDAGLAAVVKRCAESMEGDGVVLHEKGTVIVMEGPQFSTRAESHMYRSWGGSVINMSTLPEAKLAREAELSYQVIAMATDYDCWHSFEDVNVDMVIKCMHQNGKNAKRLVGAVLDQLSNIEHSDLVMAKQWEGYAQGGLKFMTKPEGRDSEAMKKVEYLFPGVWES; encoded by the exons ATGTCTAACCTTCCAACCACATTCGACA AACCCGTCCACATCGCCGTCATCGGTGGCACAGGACTCGGACAGCTCGAAGGCTATGAACCCATCGCCGTCGTCAACCCCATCACCCCCTGGGGTCCTCCTGCTTCGCCCATCAAAATCCTCTCTCACAACGGCACCAATATTGCGTTCCTCGCCCGCCATGGACTGCATCACCAATTTGCGCCGCACGAGGTCCCCAACCGAGCCAACATTGCTTCCCTGAGGCATATTGGTGTGCGATGCGTCATTGCCTTTTCGGCTGTCGGTTCGTTGCAGGAGGAGATCAAACCAATGGACTTCGTCGTCCCGGATCAGGTCATCGATCGTACAAAGGGTATTCGCCCCTTCACTTTCTTCGAGGGCGGCGTGGTTGGCCACGTTGGCTTCGCTGATCCCTTTGATGCGGGATTGGCCGCTGTTGTCAAGCGCTGTGCCGAGAGCATGGAGGGTGATGGCGTGGTTTTGCACGAGAAGGGTACCGTCATTGTCATGG AGGGCCCCCAATTCTCTACCCGAGCCGAATCTCACATGTACCGATCGTGGGGCGGGTCCGTCATCAACATGTCCACGCTCCCCGAGGCAAAGTTAGCCAGGGAAGCCGAGCTCTCATACCAGGTcattgccatggccaccgaTTACGACTGCTGGCATTCGTTTGAGGACGTCAATGTCGACATGGTCATCAAATGCATGCATCAAAATGGCAAGAATGCTAAGCGTTTGGTTGGTGCTGTCCTGGACCAGCtcagcaacattgaacataGCGACTTGGTCATGGCGAAGCAGTGGGAAGGCTACGCACAAGGCGGCCTTAAATTCATGACCAAACCGGAAGGGAGAGATTCCGAAGCTATGAAGAAAGTAGAGTATCTCTTCCCTGGCGTTTGGGAGTCATAG
- a CDS encoding essential cytoplasmic protein Ctr86 (similar to Cordyceps militaris CM01 XP_006669715.1): protein MTQLSDYPGPTPDKGEVNGESIEERCFSAALICLEGHFTQSPPMGPQTASRVSSMISKTLEKTHTLRTAREALSRNVAIWIWLTRIFAAAIPSLTTRSVGPLSSLNDPERGVSPQESTALIVMNHASIKEDLGTLIKLMHIARNLLVNAEPEVPQDICAAVHFDQMVYQTVILCVNVTSKGYDGDILDETQRLKLADITELYKKLLVTSLQQAHNWTAKHDRNKMSFWFDVLFDEDEAAFGGHDDGLGDGSGFRPDVAKQQVQHWLDRNSRMCDTARKLLKDYAQNHADKPPGNLAPIRPLAWNWLPEGSVNMPGDLEDTNEKMNPVWRPDETDKFEQDRAYGRVSREIDTWWLRARDPNYEEWVVTMPTVEFAQSRTEHCKTNLIHRYAHSYRGDHSPPPEAADDELSEHEHCHHCPECHECHHHHDDDEDDEHEHDHDHDHDHECDHDHDHDHDHDHDHDHHHHHDHDHDHDHEHEHDVECEHHHHHHHHHHHHHHHDHDHDYAHDYVDDMIDDEDADDDESYGEGPLTGLLTEVPNILDPKQIEALHMIVKSCILDNAGSGLTRAGENLQKTRCRMFLALDCGKSLLRELLVFIAVWDKDEQSLIFQVTTQIVEALHHSALIPYAWNSLRIPKDIISPAQTVLLRLVSHMFRARVNNTAANKNNNGGNNSSGINTSPPIASANNSSSQDKDNSRDVKLVHFFFSYFRSRIVPECAALMHLQAQIREEKCDAAEFPVDSWDMERAKDGLAQYLDFLTTVAEMTDTRAKLIEWEAIYDLIAILGGLEAGVAKKPLIELPKRSPPKPEPSPTSSYTTPTTATNPMVERPYATEPTSPSPSPPPPPIQEPAHKFPWPGVKGQIFTILATLLQPPAGQSSPGNSQVQSQMVKYNGIVPLLNSCAYDDHNPFAKERVTICLKWLLDGCEAANNFFRELVSMAPQPNLKPTPGGATVSTLRVDGIQGDIKVQVRSRTAPPVGRSGVVEEIVDDDKDLLERAAEMSLNSPPVASRGSVEDDFMA from the exons ATGACACAGCTATCAGATTACCCCGGGCCAACCCCCGACAAAGGGGAGGTTAATGGCGAGTCCATTGAGGAACGATGCTTCTCGGCCGCTCTCATCTGCCTCGAGGGCCATTTTACACAATCGCCTCCCATGGGCCCCCAGACAGCTTCCCGTGTGAGCTCCATGATATCAAAGACCCTTGAGAAGACGCACACGCTTAGGACAGCCCG TGAGGCACTCTCTCGGAACGTTGCCATTTGGATATGGCTCACCAGGATATTTGCAGCCGCCATTCCTAGCTTGACTACGAGGTCAGTAGGACCACTTTCTAGCTTAAATGACCCAGAAAGGGGAGTTAGTCCACAGGAAAGCACCGCCTTGATCGTCATGAACCATGCCTCTATCAAAGAAGATCTCGGGACTTTGATAAAGCTGATGCACATTGCTCGGAACTTGCTCGTCAACGCAGAGCCAGAAGTTCCTCAGGATATTTGCGCAGCTGTACACTTTGACCAGATGGTCTACCAAACTGTAATACTTTGTGTGAATGTCACGAGCAAGGGATACGACGGCGACATTTTGGACGAAACCCAGAGGCTGAAATTGGCTGATATTACCGAACTAT ATAAGAAATTGCTGGTTACTTCATTACAACAAGCACATAATTGGACAGCCAAGCATGACCGTAACAAGATGTCATTTTGGTTCGACGTACTCTtcgacgaagacgaggccGCTTTTGGTGGACATGACGATGGACTAGGGGATGGATCTGGGTTTCGTCCTGATGTGGCCAAGCAACAAGTTCAGCATTGGCTGGATCGCAACTCAAGAATGTGTGATACCGCGAGAAAGCTCCTCAAGGACTACGCCCAAAACCATGCGGATAAACCGCCTGGCAATCTGGCCCCTATTCGGCCACTGGCTTGGAATTGGCTTCCCGAGGGCTCAGTCAACATGCCCGGAGACCTGGAGGATACTAACGAGAAGATGAACCCTGTCTGGCGCCCAGATGAGACAGATAAATTTGAGCAGGACAGAGCGTATGGACGCGTGTCGAGGGAAATAGATACGTGGTGGTTGCGCGCTCGTGATCCAAACTACGAGGAGTGGGTGGTCACTATGCCCACAGTGGAATTTGCGCAGTCAAGAACCGAGCACTGCAAGACGAATTTGATACATCGGTATGCTCATTCATATCGAGGAGATCACTCACCGCCACCGGAGGCGGCTGATGATGAACTTTCGGAGCACGAGCACTGTCACCATTGCCCAGAATGCCACGAgtgtcatcatcatcatgacgacgatgaggatgacgagcACGAGCACGatcatgaccatgaccatgaccacgAATGCGATCACGACCATGATCATGATCATGATCatgaccacgaccacgaccaccatcaccatcatgaccatgaccacgATCATGACCACgaacatgaacatgatgtCGAGTGTgagcatcatcatcatcatcatcaccaccatcaccaccaccaccaccatgatcATGACCATGACTATGCACATGATTATGTCGACGACATgattgacgatgaagatgctgacgatgacgaaTCTTATGGTGAGGGCCCTCTAACTGGCCTCCTCACCGAAGTTCCCAACATTCTGGACCCGAAGCAGATTGAGGCTCTCCACATGATTGTGAAATCATGTATTCTGGACAATGCGGGGTCCGGTCTCACGCGTGCTGGCGAAAACTTGCAAAAGACGAGATGTAGGATGTTTCTGGCCCTTGACTGCGGCAAGAGTCTTTTGCGAGAGCTTCTTGTCTTCATTGCTGTTTGGGACAAGGACGAGCAATCACTCATTTTCCAAGTCACCACTCAGATTGTTGAAGCCCTCCACCACAGCGCCTTGATTCCCTACGCCTGGAATTCCCTCCGTATCCCCAAGGATATTATATCCCCAGCGCAAACTGTGCTTCTGCGGCTGGTCAGCCACATGTTCCGAGCCAGAGTAaacaacaccgccgccaacaagaacaacaatggCGGCAACAATTCTTCAGGAATAAACACCAGCCCGCCTATCGCCAGCGCGAATAACAGTTCATCGCAGGACAAGGATAACTCTCGGGATGTCAAGCTTGTccacttcttcttcagctaCTTCCGCAGCCGCATTGTTCCCGAATGCGCTGCTCTCATGCATCTGCAGGCCCAAATTCGCGAAGAAAAGTGTGATGCGGCCGAATTTCCCGTCGACAGCTGGGACATGGAACGTGCCAAGGACGGACTCGCACAATACCTCGATTTCCTCACCACGGTCGCCGAAATGACGGATACTCGTGCCAAATTGATTGAATGGGAAGCAATATATGATCTCATCGCTATTTTGGGAGGCCTTGAAGCAGGCGTTGCGAAGAAACCACTTATCGAGCTGCCCAAACGCTCACCACCCAAACCCGAGCCAtccccaacatcatcatACACCACACCTACGACGGCGACAAACCCCATGGTTGAGCGTCCGTATGCCACCgaaccaacatcaccatcaccgtcccctcctccaccacccatcCAGGAACCGGCGCACAAATTCCCCTGGCCCGGCGTCAAGGGCCAAATCTTTACTATCCTTGCCACGCTCCTTCAGCCCCCGGCAGGGCAATCTAGCCCCGGAAACAGTCAAGTGCAATCACAAATGGTCAAGTATAACGGGATTGTCCCCCTGCTGAATAGCTGTGCGTACGACGACCACAACCCGTTTGCAAAGGAACGCGTGACAATCTGTCTTAAGTGGCTCCTAGATGGCTGTGAGGCCGCCAACAATTTCTTTCGGGAATTAGTTAGTATGGCACCGCAGCCGAATTTGAAACCTACTCCGGGTGGCGCGACGGTGTCGACGCTGAGAGTAGATGGTATACAGGGCGATATCAAAGTACAAGTGAGGTCGAGGACGGCGCCGCCGGTGGGCAGGAGCGGCGTGGTGGAAGAGATAGTGgatgatgacaaggactTGTTGGAGAGGGCGGCGGAAATGAGTCTGAATTCGCCGCCTGTTGCGTCTAGAGGGAGTGTAGAGGATGATTTCATGGCGTAG
- a CDS encoding 3,4-dihydroxy-2-butanone 4-phosphate synthase (similar to Metarhizium acridum CQMa 102 XP_007809793.1), which yields MPASTIPASQFDSIPDTIEAFRRGEFILVLDDPGRENEADLIIAAEDVTTEQMAWMVRYSSGLICAPIMPSRADALQLPVMVPASQDARGTAYTISIDAAHDSVTTGISAHDRALCCRFLADQKATAASFIRPGHILPLRAAPGGVRQRVGHTEAAVEFCRLAGKSPAAAIAELVEDGEPTPGRAVIERAGMMRGEANIAFARKWGLKVCTIADLVEYVEKTEGKLKLNGA from the exons ATGCCTGCCTCCACGATACCCGCCAGTCAATTCGACTCCATCCCCGacaccatcgaggctttCC GCCGAGGTGAATTCATCCTCGTGCTAGACGACCCCGGCCGCGAAAACGAAGCCGacctcatcatcgccgccgaGGACGTCACCACCGAGCAAATGGCCTGGATGGTCCGCTACTCCTCCGGCCTCATCTGCGCGCCCATCATGCCCTCCCGCGCAGACGCCCTCCAGCTGCCCGTCATGGTCCCCGCCAGCCAAGACGCCCGCGGCACCGCCTacaccatctccatcgaCGCCGCCCACGACTCCGTCACCACTGGCATCAGCGCCCACGACCGCGCCCTCTGCTGCCGCTTCCTCGCCGACCAAAAGGCCACTGCCGCGAGCTTCATCCGCCCCGGCCACATCTTGCCCCTGCGCGCTGCTCCCGGCGGCGTCCGCCAGCGCGTGGGCCACACCGAGGCGGCCGTCGAGTTCTGCCGTCTCGCTGGCAAGAGTCCCGCCGCGGCTATTGCTGAGCTCGTTGAGGATGGGGAGCCCACGCCGGGGAGGGCTGTTATCGAGCGTGCGGGTATGATGAGGGGGGAGGCGAATATTGCGTTTGCGAGGAAGTGGGGGCTCAAGGTGTGCACGATTGCTGATCTGGTTGAGTATGTTGAGAAGACGGAGGGGAAGCTCAAGCTGAATGGGGCATGA
- a CDS encoding hexaprenyldihydroxybenzoate methyltransferase precursor (similar to Metarhizium acridum CQMa 102 XP_007809794.1), with protein sequence MSTSLRASSRLLGLSRPRTAAFTATLQAKHTRPSASTKPFQIAPPRCHSTFSSVNPEEVSHFNALASEWWDPHGSSRLLHLMNPIRQDFIRSCLQSQPETKASALQDASLTYLDIGCGGGIFAESAARLPTTKHVTAIDPTPSVLAVAKAHAKKDPSLSAKLSYKQTSIEELPVPQDPRDGYHVVSLFEVIEHVDEPGPFLERVRPFVRPGGWLVMSTIARTWVSWFTTNLVAEDLLRIVPPGTHDWNKYINEDELRRFFLDKGWDSPRVMGVVYVPGLGWKEVRGGEKVGNYFFAVRRSE encoded by the coding sequence ATGTCGACATCTCTGAGGGCATCCAGCCGCCTCCTCGGACTATCCAGACCAAGGACAGCCGCGTTTACGGCAACTCTACAGGCAAAACATACACGGCCCTCCGCATCAACGAAACCTTTCCAAATAGCACCACCACGATGCCATTCAACCTTCTCCTCCGTCAACCCTGAAGAGGTATCCCACTTCAACGCCCTCGCCTCCGAATGGTGGGATCCCCACGGCTCCTCCCGACTCCTTCACCTCATGAACCCCATCCGACAAGACTTCATCCGCTCCTGTCTTCAATCACAACCCGAGACCAAGGCGTCAGCCCTGCAAGACGCATCCCTCACATACCTCGACATCGGCTGCGGAGGCGGCATCTTTGCCGAGAGCGCAGCACGCCTGCCCACGACGAAGCACGTCACCGCCATCGACCCGACGCCGTCCGTCCTAGCCGTTGCAAAGGCGCACGCCAAAAAAGACCCGTCGCTAAGCGCCAAGCTGTCCTACAAACAAACCTCCATTGAAGAGCTGCCCGTGCCGCAAGACCCCAGAGATGGCTACCACGTCGTCAGCCTGTTCGAGGTGATTGAGCATGTGGACGAGCCGGGGCCGTTTCTGGAACGGGTTCGGCCGTTTGTAAGGCCCGGTGGCTGGCTGGTCATGAGCACCATTGCCAGGACGTGGGTGAGCTGGTTTACGACGAACCTTGTTGCGGAGGATCTTTTGCGCATCGTCCCCCCTGGCACTCATGACTGGAATAAGTAcatcaatgaagatgagctgcgGCGCTTCTTCCTGGACAAGGGGTGGGATAGTCCTAGGGTCATGGGGGTGGTGTATGTTCCTGGGTTGGGATGGAAGGAGGTTCGGGGCGGTGAGAAGGTGGGCAATTACTTTTTTGCTGTGAGGAGGAGTGAATGA
- a CDS encoding carboxypeptidase S1 (similar to Blastomyces dermatitidis SLH14081 XP_002626136.1): MIVVRLAALLAALSSPCLAQFPVADLKTLNLTVARSPADNNVTISYKEPQGACKTAFRQQKQYTGWVHVPGTYSTNLFFWFVEGRQKTDSLTIWLNGGPGSSSMFGFFAGNGPCEVIEKGVNKYETIAREWGWDRASNMLFIDQPNQVGFSYDTPTNGTLSLLNGTVRQPPTRGSDSLPPWTSMNGTFSTMNTSTTANTTETAAVGVWHLVQGFLTTFPQYQPQPNSSVAVNLFAESYGGRYGPVFAEQWDSQNQKRITGQLDPNTTVEVRLSSLGIVNGCVDQEIQVPYYPIFANHNTYGYKALADEEASFYSAKFNATGGCKDKVQQCMAAATAQDPLGQGNQDQVNRLCAAANTACLTLQQPYYNSGRSPYDLAAPYRDPYPALRFLDYVNQGTILQTIGSPVNYTMSSTAVFEVFQDTGDLSKGGNIKRLAALLNRGVRIGFIYGDRDYICNWYGGEAVSLGVANQAGLNYAAKFPAAGYAPIIVNDSYVGGLVRQYGNLSFSRIYQAGHSVPWYQPETAFQVFARIMMGTSVSTGETINLSTFNTTGSSAASHTDKLPAMPSSTCYVRAFADTCDYDAQALVSGHNGTVINGILYSKSEDWPLATTKPPSATTGKATSTSETLTGVFTATKTPDSESDAHSQRVAMTWIMIMSFLVVHMVGNWV, translated from the exons ATGATTGTCGTCAGGCTCGCCGCCCTATTGGCAGCATTGAGCTCGCCATGCCTGGCGCAATTCCCCGTTGCCGACCTTAAGACACTTAATTTAACCGTCGCAAGGTCGCCTGCCGACAACAACGTCACCATTTCATACAAGGAGCCGCAAGGTGCTTGCAAAACTGCTTTCCGCCAGCAGAAGCAGTATACAGGCTGGGTGCATGTGCCTGGGACTTACTCAACAAATCTCTTCTTTTGGTTCGTCGAAGGTCGCCAAAAGACGGACAGTCTGACGATATGGCTCAATGGTGGACCTGGGTCGAGCTCCATGTTTGGGTTTTTCGCTGGGAATGGGCCATGCGAGGTAATTGAGAAGGGCGTGAACAAGTATGAGACAATTGCTCGGGAATGGGGTTGGGATCGAGCTTCCAATATGCTCTTCATTGACCAG cCCAATCAAGTCGGCTTTTCATACGATACACCTACTAATGGCACACTCTCTCTGCTTAATGGGACCGTTCGCCAGCCGCCTACGCGGGGAAGTGATTCCTTGCCCCCTTGGACATCCATGAATGGGACATTCAGCACCATGAACACGAGCACCACAGCTAATACGACAGAGACTGCGGCCGTCGGCGTATGGCATCTGGTTCAGGGTTTCCTCACGACCTTTCCCCAGTACCAGCCGCAGCCCAACAGCTCAGTAGCTGTCAATCTCTTTGCCGAAAGCTATGGTGGACGATATGGGCCAGTCTTCGCTGAGCAGTGGGACTCGCAGAATCAAAAGCGAATTACAGGGCAGTTAGATCCCAATACCACCGTCGAGGTTCGTCTAAGCTCCTTGGGTATTGTGAATGGCTGCGTGGACCAGGAAATCCAGGTTCCCTACTATCCAATCTtcgccaaccacaacacaTATGGATACAAAGCTCTagcagacgaagaagccagTTTTTACAGTGCCAAATTTAACGCCACTGGTGGCTGTAAAGACAAAGTCCAGCAATGCATGGCCGCGGCAACGGCGCAAGACCCATTGGGCCAGGGAAATCAGGACCAGGTGAATCGGTTGTGTGCGGCGGCGAATACTGCGTGCCTGACACTCCAGCAGCCATACTACAATAGTGGTCGCAGCCCGTACGACCTTGCAGCCCCTTACCGGGATCCTTATCCTGCTCTGCGATTCCTCGACTATGTCAATCAAGGCACGATTCTCCAGACTATTGGCTCACCAGTCAATTACACCATGTCGAGCACTGCGGTTTTCGAAGTGTTCCAGGACACGGGCGACCTGTCCAAGGGCGGCAACATAAAACGATTGGCAGCTCTTCTCAACCGTGGTGTTCGTATCGGCTTCATATACGGTGATAGAGATTACATTTGCAACTGGTATGGTGGAGAAGCAGTATCTTTGGGAGTTGCAAACCAAGCCGGCCTCAATTACGCGGCAAAATTCCCTGCGGCTGGCTACGCACCCATCATTGTCAACGACTCGTATGTCGGCGGCCTGGTTCGGCAGTATGGCAACTTGTCGTTTAGCCGTATTTACCAGGCTGGACACTCTGTACCGTGGTACCAACCCGAGACGGCATTCCAAGTATTCGCACGCATCATGATGGGCACGTCCGTATCCACTGGGGAGACTATCAACCTATCTACTTTCAATACCACAGGATCCTCCGCTGCTTCCCACACGGATAAGCTGCCAGCAATGCCCTCATCGACGTGTTATGTCCGCGCATTTGCAGATACATGCGACTATGATGCCCAAGCCCTTGTCTCTGGGCACAACGGTACCGTGATCAATGGTATTCTATACAGCAAATCAGAAGACTGGCCGCTGGCTACTACAAAACCTCCGTCTGCTACAACCGGCAAAGCCACCAGCACTAGCGAGACATTGACGGGTGTATTTACGGCGACGAAAACGCCGGATAGTGAGAGTGACGCTCACTCACAACGAGTTGCCATGACTTGGATTATGATTATGAGCTTCTTGGTTGTACATATGGTAGGAAATTGGGTCTAA
- a CDS encoding chromosomal organization and DNA repair protein Mms21 (similar to Metarhizium robertsii ARSEF 23 XP_007818440.2) gives MPRLLNRGRPSAVDSPSRAGISTSLPPYQPPSCGLNDGARRALGELSNNRGTSSYETQLKDSIRQLGLSVGDLHERLRAQQERLQWLQERRQEKGTSKTPEEERLEAHIADFETEVDELTQESEQSIRDVIDHRAEIEDQATLLRDLYTKAEAAASTSTSANAAGTRTRTGQQQGPAAQDGEPNPEQVEDQKEEAVASTLDAFRDGRAEKKAEYEQLTPHQRYGVNNDYAGFKKLWHDAAAGEGGPPLPDSSRWFRSDGRPVMTRPGANTRRSTMGAVDDDDDIAIAREVLSLNCPLTLVLMEEPYSNVKCKHTFEKEALLAYLPVRGEAQCPQTGCSQKFSMAKFQQDFYLDEAILRRIQRTKQAQRALDDMDVDDDDDAGDDTELVVGQQRRAPGRIAKAERV, from the exons ATGCCACGACTTCTCAACCGAGGCCGTCCATCCGCTGTGGACTCACCCTCCAGAGCTGGCATTTCAACGTCACTTCCCCCGTATCAACCACCGTCTTGCGGCCTCAATGATGGCGCTCGCCGTGCGCTTGGCGAACTGTCGAATAACCGCGGCACTTCATCATACGAAACGCAACTGAAAGATTCCATACGGCAGCTCGGTCTCAGCGTGGGGGATCTCCACGAACGATTACGAGCGCAGCAAGAACGGTTGCAATGGCTCCAGGAGCGTCGCCAAGAAAAAGGCACCAGCAAGACCCCAGAGGAGGAACGGCTGGAGGCACACATTGCCGATTTTGAGACGGAGGTAGATGAGCTTACACAAGAATCTGAGCAATCAATACGCGATGTCATCGACCACCGAGCCGAGATTGAGGATCAAGCCACCTTGTTACGTGATTTATACACCAAAGCCGAAGCTGCCGCATCTACCTCCACATCCGCCAACGCCGCAGGCACCCGAACACGCACTGGACAGCAACAAGGACCTGCAGCACAAGATGGAGAGCCAAATCCCGAACAGGTAGAGGAccagaaagaagaagctgtcgCTAGCACCCTAGACGCCTTCCGTGATGGCCGTGCCGAAAAGAAAGCTGAATACGAGCAACTCACACCGCATCAACGATATGGTGTCAACAATGACTACGCAGGCTTCAAAAAGCTATGGCACGACGCAGCTGCTGGCGAAGGTGGCCCTCCACTTCCCGATTCTTCGCGTTGGTTCCGTTCCGATGGACGACCAGTCATGACTCGCCCAGGAGCAAATACGCGCCGCAGCACCATGGGTGCggttgatgacgacgacgatatCGCTATTGCCAGAGAAGTGCTGAGTCTCAATTGCCCGCTTACACTGGTACTGATGGAGGAGCCGTATAGTAATGTCAAGTGCAAGCATACGTTTGAGAAGGAGGCTTTGCTGGCTTACTTGCCCGTAAGAGGAGAGGCACAGTGCCCGCAGACGGGGTGCTCTCAG AAattctccatggccaagttccAGCAAGACTTTTACCTTGATGAGGCGATACTGCGACGTATCCAGCGCACCAAACAGGCACAACGGGCTCTCGATGATATGGACgtcgatgacgatgatgatgctggcgATGATACGGAGTTAGTGGTTGGTCAACAGAGAAGGGCGCCGGGGAGAATAGCGAAGGCGGAGAGGGTGTAA